Genomic segment of Eleutherodactylus coqui strain aEleCoq1 chromosome 1, aEleCoq1.hap1, whole genome shotgun sequence:
attatacaatggcgccatctgctggctagagccagtattgcagtatgggacatcctggagaggctcccgacaacagagcggccagtaatatacagtaagaataccctgctggaagtcttccgacatcggagctgtacagccttcaatcagaatgttttcagacatcaaacaatggattggaaagggttaaatgcgatTTGTATGTGACTAACATATGCCTATCTCTGTATGTTCAGCTatgttttacatatatttttattttttacattttcttggaATGGATACCCATTTAAAGGCTCAGCCACTGTAGGACGTCTCTAGAAAAAGCGAGAAAACGAGAATAGTAAAAATTATTTATTCAAACTAAAATATACACATTAATACAAAAAAATTCGTACATTCTGACATATGTACTTGCAGCGCTCCCTCTAGTGACCTATTACTGGAAATACAGCTGTGAACACCCTCGAAATAGTAGACAAGAAGATCAAATCTGGCAGTTGTCATTATTTTACATCAACAATCACATTGTTCTGAAGTTTTAGCAAAGAAAGAAACACTTCAGCTGCAAAGTTGTCCATACACATTaaactaaagttgatgaaaatggaaaaCTTCAACCAAAATGATCATTCCTTAGGTGAAATTTAACAGTGAATGATCATTTTAGTCGACCAATGGAAGACTGTCATTGTCTGCAAAAAAATTTGCCATGTTGCTCAAAGAAAAATCTTTCATGCACAAACGATCTTTCCTTGAAAGAACATTCCCAGAAAGATCTTTCCTCCTTTGTCTGGTGTCATTGAACATATATGGATGGTTTGAACGACTAGGatggccaatatggactaaaatgtgtagtGTTGCATCTGCTAAACGAACATTCACCAGAGAATCATTTGTTCAATACTTGTTTAATTAGCAGCCTATAGGGTGACCATAATTAAACTAGAGGTGTTCAGAGTGAACAAACCCCAAGGGGTtttaggcaggggcgtaactaaaggctcaggggccctgatgcaaaatgtgagctggggccctccctctatctgtacccgtacccatacctaaaccatgctgcacagagacataacttgaggcttctgggccccaatgcaaaactggtaacagggcccccaactagaatgctttattcatagtactgggctccctatatggagaagagaggccttatgggccccctaaggctcctgggcccgggtgcaaccgcatcctctgcaccctctatagttatgcccctggttttaggtttctcaaagaaaaaaaggaccAAATGTTGTATACCGCAgacaatagaatccattgatttcaatggatccgCTCACATTACTTATTTCTGTGTCAggcaaaaaaaacgcaacatgctttTGCGTGAAAAACAGCATAATTGTGCAGCCACTTGTCAGGATGCTATAAAGTTTGCAGCTAATTGCAGGAAAGGCATGGCAGCCATGTTGGAGATTGTCTAGAATCATCTCATTTTGAAAAGTCAACCAAGTTGAGATTAAGATGTTGATCAATTTAGTTTGTAGAGGCAGTAGCTCTGGGACACTAGAGTATGAACCCAGAACCGCCAAAGCCTTCTTCTAGGAGCATCGTCTAACATCGTCACATGACTGCCCAATCTGCGCAACAGCAACCTAGGCAAAAGAGCATCCCCGTCATTGGAAGTCTCCAACCTCAGTTACTCTCTCCCATATTTATGGGAGATTACAGTGGGCTGTGTCAATGATGACAGCATGACATGTTGCTAGTGTGTTTTCAGGCGCACGCAAACGCGCAGCTATTGTGAAcgaaaaaagaagagaaatataCGCCGTTACGCACACAAAAAAcaactcgttcactgcgcaaatacattgtacaggagtgagcgtatttgcgcttacgctcgtctgcaggagcccttatcagTGAGGTGGTAACAAATCCATCACACGTCTAGAAAGCGCACAGTgaaccatgtctataggaacatgtggaAGGTGCAGACATTGTGccatatatataggaacatgtgcaaggagCACCTATTGAACTGTATCTGTAGGAACATGTAAACCATATTGATACGTTTTTCAACATGACAAAACACTGAACCATTGATGAGTAAACGTAATCTTGTCCCAAACCACAATACATGgttcttatggcccatttacataggAGGACAATTGTTGTTAACTTTTCGGTCACAGTTTTTTAAAGCTGACTTtgagtcagcataaaaaccaatCACTGGATCGCGGGattgtcgttctgtgtaaacatagaaggtgaagcgctgagcgagaagcccgtgaGCCAGTGGTAAAGTCCGTCAGTgtaaacattctgcacgagcgatGATGACCTTAGCAGGGGTGTCAATGATCATGCACTCATTTACCCGACTGTCGGCCATTAGCCATTAATTGTCAGGTACTTCTATATCTTACACTTCACCAGCACCAAATTTTCCCTAGTGGCAGCATTTGGTACTTTTGCTACACCCTATACTCCACTGAGAAAGCACATTAACTTTTAATGGGTTCTACCCCATAGTTTGTTCACTAGAGACCTCTGAACACCTCTAGTTTAATTATGATCACCTTgtacttctatctaatgtgtatggccagcttaaatCCAAAATACGAGCATTAATACCCTGCCAAAAAGTTTATTAAATATCTTCCTTATTCCCTTCAgaaaagtgaaataaaataaaCACTTTACATTGGATGCAGAATTTTAAGTTCCACCTTGAATAAAGAAGATTCAAGCCTCTGTCCTGCTAAGGTCCTCCTCAGCAACAAATGTACAGTATAGAAGGCAGCAATTTGTACACTGCAAGGCAGTTCTAGATAGAATTGAGACAATCCTATGGATCTCAGGTATGTTAGTGCACACACTTTACTAACATGAGAACATTTCTTCTAATATGTATTTGTATAAAATCTTCCAAGGCAAGGAAAAAGTTATTGATACAATATATTTCAGTCTAGCCTTATCTCGGTCACCATCTCATTGCACAAGCCTCATACTTACCTCTTGAGAGAAGTGGCAGTGTTTTCATTAAACTACAGTCATCAAACATAAAATTAATCTTTCACTAGCTTAAGGAACTTTTGtaacataaatagtaaaaataaaagcCACTACACAAAACATAAAAGGCAGAAATACTATTGACTCATTTAGAATCTACAGCTTCTTATTCTGGATCCTCAAGTTTTCCTTTAAGTTTTGTGACTTATGTTTTTCAACGCTATTCTGCTTGTCTACTCCATGAACCAAATCATTTTCCTTGGAAATAACGCAATCTGGGTTcaacaaaaaaaatcactataaaTGAGGCCTTCACTTGGGTTTGATTATTGATCCTTCTGCTCGTTTAGCATGTTCTGTTTCTCTTCTTTTCCAGCAATGTGGTTGCTGTGTTTCTTGGCCTTCCTCCTGGATCTTCTCAGTGATGCCTGGAGAATGAGATAGGACAACTCTGCTACGTTGAGGACCATGCAAATGCCAGATACAATGATCATGAAGAAGGTAAATACAGTCTTTTCAGTAGGCCGAGAAATGAAACAATCAACAAGATTCGGACAAGGCCAGTCTGAACATCTGACTAGACGTTGCATATGGAAACCGGCATAGAGGAAATAGAAGAGGTACATAAAAGCAGCTTCAAAAATGACTCTGAACAAGATGCTGGTAGTATATGTCCACCACAGTGTACCCACAATTCTAATTTTACGCTGCCTCAGTTCTTCCAGGTTCTTTTCGTCACACTGACCCTTCTTCTGTAGTTGCCTTTTCTCTTCGTGTTTCAAGTAGGCCACATGCATAGCGACCAGCAATGCTGGTGTGGCTACAAAAATGAGTTGAAGGCACCAGAGCCTGATGTGAGATACTGGGAACACATGATCATAGCAAACGTTCTTACACCCAGGCTGTAAGGTGTTGCAGTTGAAGTCTGACTGTTCATCACCCCAAACACTCTCTGCAGCCACCACCAGGATCATAATACGGAATATGAAGAGTACAGAGAGCCAGATTTTGCCAATGCTAGTGGAATGTTTGTTGACTCCTCCAATTATCTCGTAAAGAGATCCCCAATCCATGTTGTTGACAGGCCGTTTCTGGAAGATAGATAGAAAGCATGTTAGATGACAGAAGATGTTTAATAATAACCAAGAGAGTTTTAATTAACACAT
This window contains:
- the GJB2 gene encoding gap junction beta-2 protein isoform X2, with the protein product MDWGSLYEIIGGVNKHSTSIGKIWLSVLFIFRIMILVVAAESVWGDEQSDFNCNTLQPGCKNVCYDHVFPVSHIRLWCLQLIFVATPALLVAMHVAYLKHEEKRQLQKKGQCDEKNLEELRQRKIRIVGTLWWTYTTSILFRVIFEAAFMYLFYFLYAGFHMQRLVRCSDWPCPNLVDCFISRPTEKTVFTFFMIIVSGICMVLNVAELSYLILQASLRRSRRKAKKHSNHIAGKEEKQNMLNEQKDQ
- the GJB2 gene encoding gap junction beta-2 protein isoform X1, which encodes MDSKQKRPVNNMDWGSLYEIIGGVNKHSTSIGKIWLSVLFIFRIMILVVAAESVWGDEQSDFNCNTLQPGCKNVCYDHVFPVSHIRLWCLQLIFVATPALLVAMHVAYLKHEEKRQLQKKGQCDEKNLEELRQRKIRIVGTLWWTYTTSILFRVIFEAAFMYLFYFLYAGFHMQRLVRCSDWPCPNLVDCFISRPTEKTVFTFFMIIVSGICMVLNVAELSYLILQASLRRSRRKAKKHSNHIAGKEEKQNMLNEQKDQ